One part of the Magallana gigas chromosome 5, xbMagGiga1.1, whole genome shotgun sequence genome encodes these proteins:
- the LOC136275611 gene encoding uncharacterized protein, which produces MSIFQGADPHKHGARHVIEDNRVSTTSSSYESCRPHKNNVSCHTYVDIEECFEHRDMDIERCNSISTVSTLPVITSRQRCGVDDHAGRQVVYREEQPSVNMTPKINYEMKVPDKNKGMKKYMVLFCIVLVSIVVSTVLAGYVGTKDVVDDIPTKVQNQFQIMPEWKKLEEQTNLTVIRNFLDNGLSDFSKKLKALNEQHFQNLTSDLGR; this is translated from the exons atgtcaATATTCCAGGGAGCGGATCCACACAAGCATGGg gCAAGGCATGTCATCGAGGATAATCGCGTAAGCACAACTAGCAGCAGCTACGAAAGTTGTCGG CCACACAAAAATAATGTATCCTGTCATACATATGTGGATATTGAAGAG TGCTTTGAGCACAGAGATATGGACATTGAGCGATGTAACAGCATCTCTACAGTTTCTACGTTGCCAGTGATTACGTCTAGACAGAGG TGCGGAGTAGACGACCATGCTGGAAGACAAGTGGTTTACAGAGAAGAACAACCTTCGGTTAATATGACTCCAAAAATAAATTACGAG ATGAAGGTTCCTGATAAAAACAAGGGAATGAAGAAATACATGGTTCTGTTTTGTATCGTCCTTGTATCTATCGTTGTATCAACAGTCCTGGCTGGTTACGTCGGTACGAAGGATGTCGTGGATGATATCCCCACTAAGGTCCAAAACCAATTTCAGATAATGCCAGAATGGAAGAAACTGGAAGAACAAACTAATTTGACAGTGATTAGAAACTTTTTGGATAATG GTCTTTCTGATTTTTCTAAAAAGCTCAAGGCTCTCAACGAACAACactttcaaaatttaacaagcGATTTAGGTAGGTAA